From a single Lolium rigidum isolate FL_2022 chromosome 7, APGP_CSIRO_Lrig_0.1, whole genome shotgun sequence genomic region:
- the LOC124678475 gene encoding uncharacterized protein LOC124678475 — protein MAKGSKKKNKAKNGGGAAAMDTSEGAPATSTAAEAPEPMDTSEGKQQSSASTALSSINRKIKKGAQIKRTKNMRKMKAVARAISKTEMSEEKVLKDKSKKSRIQSAKSLYD, from the exons ATGGCCAAGGGaagcaagaagaagaacaaggcaaagaatggcggcggcgcggccgccaTGGACACCTCCGAGGGCGCGCCCGCCACATCCACCGCCGCAGAAGCGCCCGAGC CGATGGATACGTCCGAGGGGAAGCAGCAGTCCTCGGCATCCACTGCGCTCAGTTCGATCAACAG GAAAATAAAAAAGGGTGCACAAATCAAAAGGACCAAAAATATGAGGAAAATGAAAGCAGTTGCCAGGGCTATCTCGAAAACTGAAATGTCGGAGGAGAAGGTTCTGAAAGACAAAAGCAAGAAGTCCAGGATCCAATCTGCCAAGTCTTTGTATGATTAG